Proteins encoded together in one Mus pahari chromosome 9, PAHARI_EIJ_v1.1, whole genome shotgun sequence window:
- the LOC110326702 gene encoding olfactory receptor 6C3-like, with amino-acid sequence MKNHSVITEFLLLGISDTPELQFVIFIFLFIAYILSVTGNLTIITLTLLDSQLKTPMYFFLRNFSFLEIIFTSVSIPRFLESIITKVKTISYNNCLAQLFFFISMGVSEFFLLTAMSYDRYVAICKPLHYTLIMNQKICTLLVLISWLGGFLTIFPLLMLFLKLDFCASNVIDHFCCDYFPILQLSCSDTWFLETIGFYFAFVTLLFTLALVILSYVCIISTILRFPSASQRKKAFSTCSSHMIVISISYGSCIFMYVKPSANERASLTKGVALLNTSIAPMLNPFIYTLRNQQVKQAFKDLINKVMFKRNK; translated from the coding sequence ATGAAAAACCACTCTGTGATCACTGAGTTTCTGCTCTTGGGCatatcagacacaccagaacttcagtttgtgatttttatctttttattcattGCTTACATATTAAGTGTCACTGGAAACCTAACCATCATCACTCTCACCTTGCTAGACTCTCAGTTAAAGACTCCTATGTACTTTTTCCTCCGGAATTTCTCCTTCTTAGAAATTATATTCACCAGTGTTTCAATCCCTAGATTTTTGGAGTCAATAATTACTAAAGTCAAGACTATTTCCTATAACAACTGTTTGGCTCAGTTATTTTTCTTCATCTCCATGGGAGTGTCTGAGTTCTTTCTTCTAACCGCTATGTCTTATGACCGCTATGTTGCCATCTGCAAGCCACTGCACTACACTCTCATCATGAATCAGAAAATCTGTACCCTCCTTGTCCTCATCTCATGGTTGGGAGGGTTTCTGACCATCTTTCCATTGCTCATGCTATTTCTCAAGTTAGATTTTTGTGCTTCAAATGTCATTGATCACTTCTGCTGTGACTACTTCCCTATCTTACAGCTCTCCTGCTCAGATACATGGTTTTTAGAGACAATTGGCTTTTACTTTGCATTTGTCACTCTGCTGTTCACACTGGCTCTAGTGATCTTGTCATATGTCTGCATCATCAGCACCATTCTGAGGTTCCCATCTGCTAGTCAGAGGAAAAAGGCTTTCTCCACCTGTTCCTCTCACATGATTGTCATCTCCATCTCTTATGGCAGCTGCATTTTCATGTATGTCAAACCTTCTGCAAATGAAAGAGCATCACTGACCAAAGGGGTGGCTCTTCTTAATACTTCAATTGCTCCCATGTTGAACCCTTTTATTTACACCTTGAGAAATCAACAAGTAAAACAAGCCTTCAAGGATTTGATTAATAAAGtaatgtttaaaagaaacaaatga
- the LOC110326916 gene encoding olfactory receptor 6C3-like: MRNHSMITEFLLSGISDTPEVQVVIFILLFIAYILSVTGNLTIIILTLLDSQLKTPMYFFLQNFSFLEIIFTSVSVPRFLGSIITEVKTISYNNCLAQLYFFLSLGVSEFFLLTAMSYDRYVAICKPLHYVIIMNQKVCTLLVLTSWLIGFLSIFPLIMLIHKLDFCASNTIDHFCCDYFPILQLSCSDTKLLEAFGLYCASVTLLFTLALVILSYVCIISTILRFPSASQRKKAFSTCSSHMIVISISYGSCIFMYVKPSANERASLTKGVAVLNTSIAPMLNPFIYTLRNQQVKQAFKDLINKVMFNRNK, from the coding sequence ATGAGAAACCACTCTATGATTACTGAGTTTTTGCTCTCAGGCatatcagacacaccagaagttcAGGTTGtgatttttatccttttattcaTTGCTTACATATTAAGTGTCACTGGAAACCTAACCATCATCATCCTCACCTTGCTAGACTCTCAGTTAAAGACTCCTATGTATTTCTTCCTTCAGAATTTCTCCTTCTTGGAAATTATATTCACCAGTGTTTCTGTCCCTAGATTTTTGGGGTCAATAATTACTGAAGTCAAAACAATTTCCTATAACAACTGTTTGGCTCAgttatatttcttcctttccctgggaGTGTCTGAGTTCTTTCTTCTAACTGCCATGTCTTACGATCGCTATGTAGCCATCTGCAAGCCGCTGCACTATGTTATCATCATGAATCAGAAAGTCTGCACCCTTCTTGTCCTCACCTCATGGCTGATAGGATTTCTGAGCATCTTCCCTTTAATCATGCTTATCCACAAGTTAGATTTTTGTGCTTCCAATACCATTGATCACTTCTGCTGCGACTACTTCCCCATTTTACAACTATCTTGCTCAGATACAAAGCTTTTAGAGGCATTTGGCCTTTATTGTGCTTCTGTTACTCTGCTGTTCACACTGGCTCTAGTGATCTTGTCATATGTCTGCATCATCAGCACCATTCTGAGGTTCCCATCTGCTAGTCAGAGGAAAAAGGCTTTCTCCACCTGTTCCTCTCACATGATTGTCATCTCCATCTCTTATGGCAGCTGCATTTTCATGTATGTCAAACCTTCTGCAAATGAAAGAGCATCACTGACCAAAGGGGTGGCTGTTCTCAATACTTCAATTGCTCCCATGCTGAACCCTTTTATTTACACCTTGAGAAATCAACAAGTAAAACAAGCCTTCAAGGATTTGATTAATAAAGTAATGTTTAATAGAAACAAATGA
- the LOC110326806 gene encoding olfactory receptor 6C3-like: MRNHSMVTEFVLLGISDTPEVQVVIFILLFIAYILSVTGNLTIITLTLLDSQLKTPMYFFLQNFSFLEIIFTSVSIPRFLESIITKVKTISYNNCLAQLYFFLSLGVSEFFLLTAMSYDRYVAICKPLHYVIIMNQKVCTLLVLTSWLAGFLSIFPLIMLILKLDFCAMNIIDHFSCDYFPILQLSCSDTRLLETFGFYCASITLLFTLALVILSYVCIISTILRFPSASQRKKAFSTCSSHMIVISISYGSCIFMYVKPSANERASLTKGVAVLNTSIAPMLNPFIYSLRNQQVKQAFKDLINKVIFNRNK; this comes from the coding sequence ATGAGAAACCACTCGATGGTTACTGAGTTTGTGCTCTTGGGCatatcagacacaccagaagttcAGGTTGtgatttttatccttttattcaTTGCTTACATATTAAGTGTCACTGGAAACCTCACCATCATCACTCTCACCTTGCTAGACTCTCAGTTAAAGACTCCTATGTATTTCTTCCTTCAGAATTTCTCCTTCTTGGAAATTATATTCACCAGTGTTTCCATCCCTAGATTTTTGGAGTCAATAATTACTAAGGTCAAAACAATTTCCTATAACAACTGTTTGGCTCAgttatatttcttcctttccctgggaGTGTCTGAGTTCTTTCTTCTAACTGCCATGTCTTACGATCGCTATGTAGCCATCTGCAAGCCGCTGCACTATGTTATCATCATGAATCAGAAAGTCTGCACCCTTCTTGTCCTCACCTCATGGCTGGCAGGATTTCTGAGCATCTTCCCTTTAATCATGCTTATCCTCAAGTTAGATTTTTGTGCTATGAACATCATTGATCACTTCTCCTGTGACTACTTCCCCATTTTACAACTGTCTTGCTCAGACACAAGGCTTTTAGAGACATTTGGCTTTTATTGTGCTTCCATTACTTTGCTGTTCACACTGGCTCTAGTGATCTTGTCATACGTCTGCATCATCAGCACCATTCTGAGGTTCCCATCTGCTAGTCAGAGGAAAAAGGCTTTCTCCACCTGTTCCTCTCACATGATTGTCATCTCCATCTCTTATGGCAGCTGCATTTTCATGTATGTCAAACCTTCTGCAAATGAAAGAGCATCACTGACCAAAGGGGTGGCTGTTCTCAATACTTCAATTGCTCCCATGCTGAACCCTTTTATTTACTCATTGAGAAATCAACAAGTAAAACAAGCCTTCAAGGATTTGAttaataaagtaatatttaataGAAACAAATGA
- the LOC110326751 gene encoding olfactory receptor 6C2-like, translating to MRNHTVTTFILLGLTDDPQLKTLIFIFLFLTYMLSVTGNLTIISLTIIDPHLKTAMYFFLQNFSFLEISFTTACIPRYLYNISTGDKTITYNNCVIQIFCTDLFGVTEFFLLAIMSYDRYVAICKPLHYSTIMSSRICTRLILCCWAAGLFVILPPLSLGLNLEFCDSVIDHFVCDANPLLKISCTETWLIEQTVIVSAVLTFILTLVCVSLSYVYIIRTILRFPSAQQRKKAFSTCSSHMIVVSITYGSCIFIYIKPSAKDSVAINKGVMVLTTSIAPMLNPFIYTLRNKQVKQAFNDSVKRIALFFQK from the coding sequence ATGAGAAACCACACAGTAACAACATTCATCCTACTGGGACTGACAGATGACCCACAACTGAAAACTCTGAtcttcatctttctgtttctcacctACATGCTGAGTGTGACTGGGAACCTCACGATCATATCCCTCACCATTATAGATCCACACCTAAAGACTGCTATGTACTTTTTCCTACAAAATTTCTCCTTCCTAGAAATCTCATTTACAACTGCTTGCATTCCCAGATACTTATACAACATCTCAACAGGTGACAAGACAATTACATATAACAACTGTGTCATTCAAATATTTTGTACTGATCTTTTTGGTGTGACAGAATTTTTTCTGCTGGCCATCATGTCCTATGACCGATATGTAGCCATCTGCAAACCCCTGCATTATAGCACCATTATGAGCAGCAGGATCTGCACAAGACTTATCCTCTGTTGCTGGGCAGCTGGCTTGTTTGTGATCCTGCCACCACTTAGCCTGGGCCTCAATCTGGAATTCTGTGACTCTGTTATTGACCATTTTGTCTGTGATGCAAACCCCCTCCTAAAGATCTCATGCACAGAAACATGGCTCATAGAGCAGACAGTGATAGTTTCTGCGGTATTAACATTTATCTTGACCCTTGTGTGTGTAAGCCTTTCCTATGTATACATAATCAGAACCATTCTAAGATTTCCTTCTGCCCAGCAGAGGAAAAAAGCCTTCTCTACCTGCTCTTCCCACATGATTGTGGTTTCCATCACCTACGGCAGCTGCATCTTCATCTACATCAAACCTTCAGCAAAGGACTCAGTGGCTATCAACAAGGGTGTGATGGTTCTCACCACTTCCATTGCTCCCATGTTGAACCCATTCATTTACACCTTGAGGAACAAACAAGTCAAGCAGGCCTTCAATGACTCAGTTAAAAGAATTgcgctgttcttccagaagtag